Proteins co-encoded in one Pseudomonas beijingensis genomic window:
- a CDS encoding HAD-IA family hydrolase, with protein sequence MNAPLKEFGPIKAVIFDMDGLLLDTEGIYTEVTSIIAERYGRTFDWSVKQNIIGRGATDLANYVVQALELPITPQEFLVIREPLMRERFPHALGMPGAEELVRHLKAHNIPIAVGTSSSSPTFALKTTLHRDWFALFDCIVTADDPEVGAAKPAPDIFLTAARRLGVEPRDCLVFEDSPFGVTAAKAAGMTAIAIPDSAMADEKYAHADGIIRSLKMFQPSLCGLPELEWA encoded by the coding sequence GGCTGTTGCTGGACACCGAGGGGATCTACACCGAGGTCACCTCCATCATCGCCGAGCGCTACGGGCGCACGTTCGACTGGAGCGTCAAGCAGAACATCATCGGGCGCGGGGCCACGGACCTGGCCAATTACGTCGTCCAGGCACTGGAGTTGCCGATCACCCCCCAGGAATTCCTGGTCATCCGCGAGCCCTTGATGCGCGAGCGTTTTCCTCACGCCCTGGGCATGCCCGGCGCCGAGGAACTGGTGCGGCATCTCAAGGCCCATAACATTCCGATTGCCGTGGGGACCAGTTCGTCGAGCCCCACGTTCGCGCTGAAAACCACGTTGCACCGGGACTGGTTCGCGCTGTTCGATTGCATCGTGACGGCGGACGACCCAGAGGTCGGTGCGGCAAAACCGGCGCCGGATATCTTCCTCACCGCCGCCCGGCGCCTGGGTGTCGAGCCGCGCGACTGCCTGGTGTTCGAGGACTCTCCGTTCGGTGTGACGGCCGCGAAAGCCGCCGGCATGACCGCCATTGCCATTCCGGACTCGGCCATGGCGGACGAAAAATATGCCCATGCCGATGGGATCATTCGCTCCTTGAAGATGTTTCAGCCAAGCCTTTGCGGTTTGCCGGAACTGGAGTGGGCCTGA